The following are from one region of the Oryzias latipes chromosome 12, ASM223467v1 genome:
- the gfi1b gene encoding zinc finger protein Gfi-1b has translation MPRSFLVKNKRCASYNVHRSPEKEPKAAACADVTLQLQSADLLDVPQPGEQAAAPPSQEQQVAELPRPLPVQRDPPSSPVACAQPYFLSEPHVDEFSPYYKPAFAWEPAPSRFELRQLSFSPTVLQHASGLYGGRISRSPPTQQPLDCSTHYTPLSSTYHCITCDKVFSTSHGLEVHVRRSHSGMRPFGCSICRKTFGHAVSLEQHMNVHSQEKSFECKMCGKSFKRSSTLSTHLLIHSDTRPYPCQFCGKRFHQKSDMKKHTYIHTGEKPHKCQVCGKAFSQSSNLITHSRKHTGFKPFGCDICAKGFQRKVDLRRHHESQHGMK, from the exons ATGCCGCGGTCATTCctggtgaaaaacaaaagatgcgCGTCCTACAATGTTCATCGCTCCCCGGAGAAGGAGCCGAAGGCCGCAGCTTGTGCAG ATGTCACGCTGCAGCTCCAGAGTGCAGACCTGTTGGACGTGCCTCAGCCTGGGGAGCAGGCCGCGGCCCCCCCTTCGCAGGAGCAGCAGGTGGCTGAGCTGCCCCGTCCCTTACCTGTTCAGCGGGATCCACCCAGCTCTCCGGTGGCGTGCGCGCAGCCTTACTTTCTGAGTG AGCCCCACGTGGACGAGTTCTCCCCGTACTACAAGCCCGCGTTCGCGTGGGAGCCGGCGCCGTCCCGCTTCGAGCTGCGCCAGCTGAGCTTCAGCCCCACGGTGCTGCAGCACGCCAGCGGCCTGTACGGCGGCCGCATCAGCCGCAGCCCCCCCACGCAGCAGCCGCTGGACTGCAGCACCCACTACACCCCCCTGTCCAGCACCTACCACTGCATCACCTGTGACAAG GTGTTCTCCACGTCTCACGGCCTGGAGGTTCACGTCAGGAGGTCCCACAGCGGAATGAGGCCCTTTGGGTGCAGCATCTGCAGGAAAACCTTCGGCCACGCCGTCAGTCTGGAGCAGCACATGAACGTTCACTCGCAG GAGAAAAGCTTCGAGTGTAAGATGTGCGGGAAGTCGTTCAAGCGCTCCTCCACGCTCTCCACGCACCTACTCATCCACTCGGACACGCGGCCCTATCCGTGCCAGTTCTGCGGGAAGAGGTTTCACCAGAAGTCCGACATGAAGAAGCACACCTACATCCACACTG GTGAGAAGCCCCACAAGTGCCAGGTGTGCGGCAAAGCCTTCAGCCAGAGCTCCAACCTGATCACCCACAGCAGGAAGCACACGGGCTTCAAGCCGTTCGGCTGCGACATCTGCGCAAAGGGCTTCCAGAGGAAGGTGGACCTGCGGCGGCACCACGAGAGCCAGCACGGCATGAAGTGA